In the genome of Dryobates pubescens isolate bDryPub1 chromosome 18, bDryPub1.pri, whole genome shotgun sequence, one region contains:
- the LOC104296354 gene encoding sestrin-3 isoform X3: MIVCPQSVQHPRGSRCQRLPGQVVKMSSSDPERPQLLLVKVLANRGRLEAVTQQMGYHPQYLDSFLKTQHYLMHMDGPLPFDCRHYIAIMAAARHHCRYLVNLHVLQFLQAGGDPQWLRGLDYIPPKLRNLNEINKILAHRPWLITKEHIEKLLKISEWSWSLAELVHAVVLLAHCHALASFVFGCGCEQDEGLGGRGSLKALSPGTQCICEASNGCGQELLRVSRKRSLDSCMELDSLRERMQRIHVETEGREEMRLLQHDREEADPDGEVTGATNLACYMQDPDFGYQDFARRDENQTQVFRVQDYSWEDHGFSLVNRLYSDIGHLLDEKFRMVDGLQSTAMAKRQGCEPSVFKRGIWNYIHCMFGIRYDDYDYAEVNQLLERVLKVYIKTVTCYPEKTNAEMFDRFWKQFKHSEKVHVNLLILEARMQAELLYALQAITQYMIS; encoded by the exons ATGATCGTGTGTCCCCAGAGCGTGCAGCATCCCCGAGGAAGTCGGTGCCAGCGGCTGCCGGGACAG GTAGTGAAGATGTCCAGCAGCGACCCTGAgcgcccccagctgctgcttgtgaaGGTGCTGGCGAACCGGGGGCGGCTGGAGGCGGTGACCCAGCAGATGGGCTACCACCCGCAGTACCTCGACAGCTTCCTCAAGACTCAGCACTACCTGATGCACATGGACGGGCCGCTGCCCTTTGACTGCCGCCACTACATTGCCATCATG gcagctgcccggCACCACTGCCGCTACCTGGTGAACCTGCACGTGCTGCAGTTCCTGCAGGCGGGGGGCGATCCCCAGTGGCTGCGTGGCCTCGACTACATCCCCCCCAAGCTCCGCAACCTCAACGAGATCAACAAGATCCTGGCACACCGGCCGTGGCTCATCACCAAGGAGCACATTGAG aagctgctgaagaTCAGTGAGTGGAGCTGGTCgctggcagagctggtgcaCGCTGTTGTCCTCCTGGCACACTGCCATGCCCTCGCCAGCTTTGTCTTCGGCTGTGGCTGCGAGCAGGacgaggggctggggggccgcGGCTCGCTGAAGGCCTTGTCCCCTGGTACCCAGTGCATCTGTGAAGCCAGCAACGGCTgcggccaggagctgctgcgcGTCAGCCGCAAGCGG TCGCTGGACTCCTGCATGGAGCTGGATTCTCTGCGGGAACGCATGCAGCGGATCCACGTGGAGACCGAGGGCAGGGAAGagatgaggctgctgcagcacgaCCGGGAGGAAG CTGATCCTGACGGGGAAGTCACCGGTGCCACCAACCTTGCCTGCTACATGCAGGACCCTGACTTTGGATACCAGGACTTTGCGCGGCGCGACGAGAATCAGACGCAGGTATTCAGAGTCCAG GATTACTCTTGGGAGGACCATGGCTTCTCGCTGGTCAACCGGCTCTACTCGGACATCGGGCATCTCCTCGATGAGAAGTTTCGGATGGTGGATGGCCTGCAAAGCACTGCCATGGCCAAGAGGCAGGGCTGCGAACCCTCCGTCTTCAAGCGGGGCATCTGGAACTACATCCACTGCATGTTTGGCATCAG gtaCGATGACTACGACTACGCGGAGGTGaaccagctgctggagagggtgctCAAGGTGTACATCAAAACTGTCACCTGCTACCCAGAGAAGACCAACGCTGAGATGTTCGACAGGTTCTGGAAGCAGTTCAAGCACAGTGAAAAG GTCCACGTGAACCTGCTGATCCTGGAGGCCCGGATGCAGGCCGAGCTGCTGTACGCACTGCAGGCCATCACCCAGTACATGATCTCCTag
- the LOC104296354 gene encoding sestrin-3 isoform X1: MSSPRQRPTCVFLQPLLLLAVAPLSSALPSSLMVFLWGHQAGRVGPSPYRARAWLVWAVAAGVALGELSRACSRQVVKMSSSDPERPQLLLVKVLANRGRLEAVTQQMGYHPQYLDSFLKTQHYLMHMDGPLPFDCRHYIAIMAAARHHCRYLVNLHVLQFLQAGGDPQWLRGLDYIPPKLRNLNEINKILAHRPWLITKEHIEKLLKISEWSWSLAELVHAVVLLAHCHALASFVFGCGCEQDEGLGGRGSLKALSPGTQCICEASNGCGQELLRVSRKRSLDSCMELDSLRERMQRIHVETEGREEMRLLQHDREEGLSPLADPDGEVTGATNLACYMQDPDFGYQDFARRDENQTQVFRVQVRFLLSRWAAAQAPLLSSAPGGEQTVMGVPVQPRSGAAAFAGELSPERGPAPLGLGRGRWSVTSVLKGPPVGKGQKHSEAG; the protein is encoded by the exons atgtcctctcccaggcagagaCCAACCTGTGTTTTcttgcagcctcttctcctgctAGCAGTGGCCCCACTAAGCagtgctctccccagctctctgatgGTGTTCCTTTGggggcaccaagctgggagagTGGGTCCCAGCCCCTACAGAGCCCGGGCTTGGCTGGTGTGGGCTGTTGCAGCAGGAGTTGCTCTAGGAGAGCTAAGCAGAGCCTGTTCCCGGCAGGTAGTGAAGATGTCCAGCAGCGACCCTGAgcgcccccagctgctgcttgtgaaGGTGCTGGCGAACCGGGGGCGGCTGGAGGCGGTGACCCAGCAGATGGGCTACCACCCGCAGTACCTCGACAGCTTCCTCAAGACTCAGCACTACCTGATGCACATGGACGGGCCGCTGCCCTTTGACTGCCGCCACTACATTGCCATCATG gcagctgcccggCACCACTGCCGCTACCTGGTGAACCTGCACGTGCTGCAGTTCCTGCAGGCGGGGGGCGATCCCCAGTGGCTGCGTGGCCTCGACTACATCCCCCCCAAGCTCCGCAACCTCAACGAGATCAACAAGATCCTGGCACACCGGCCGTGGCTCATCACCAAGGAGCACATTGAG aagctgctgaagaTCAGTGAGTGGAGCTGGTCgctggcagagctggtgcaCGCTGTTGTCCTCCTGGCACACTGCCATGCCCTCGCCAGCTTTGTCTTCGGCTGTGGCTGCGAGCAGGacgaggggctggggggccgcGGCTCGCTGAAGGCCTTGTCCCCTGGTACCCAGTGCATCTGTGAAGCCAGCAACGGCTgcggccaggagctgctgcgcGTCAGCCGCAAGCGG TCGCTGGACTCCTGCATGGAGCTGGATTCTCTGCGGGAACGCATGCAGCGGATCCACGTGGAGACCGAGGGCAGGGAAGagatgaggctgctgcagcacgaCCGGGAGGAAG GGCTCTCCCCTCTAGCTGATCCTGACGGGGAAGTCACCGGTGCCACCAACCTTGCCTGCTACATGCAGGACCCTGACTTTGGATACCAGGACTTTGCGCGGCGCGACGAGAATCAGACGCAGGTATTCAGAGTCCAGGTGAGGTTCCTGCTCTCCCggtgggcagcagcccaggctcctctcctctcctcggcTCCTGGTGGGGAGCAGACAGTCATGGGGGTACCAGTGCAGCCCAGATCTGGCGCAGCTGCTTTTGCTGGGGAGCTCAGCCctgagaggggacctgccccactaggcctggggagagggaggtggtCTGTGACTTCTGTTCTCAAAGGGCCTCCTGTAGGCAAGGGTCAGAAGCATTCAGAAGCTGGCTGA
- the LOC104296354 gene encoding sestrin-3 isoform X2, producing MIVCPQSVQHPRGSRCQRLPGQVVKMSSSDPERPQLLLVKVLANRGRLEAVTQQMGYHPQYLDSFLKTQHYLMHMDGPLPFDCRHYIAIMAAARHHCRYLVNLHVLQFLQAGGDPQWLRGLDYIPPKLRNLNEINKILAHRPWLITKEHIEKLLKISEWSWSLAELVHAVVLLAHCHALASFVFGCGCEQDEGLGGRGSLKALSPGTQCICEASNGCGQELLRVSRKRSLDSCMELDSLRERMQRIHVETEGREEMRLLQHDREEGLSPLADPDGEVTGATNLACYMQDPDFGYQDFARRDENQTQVFRVQVRFLLSRWAAAQAPLLSSAPGGEQTVMGVPVQPRSGAAAFAGELSPERGPAPLGLGRGRWSVTSVLKGPPVGKGQKHSEAG from the exons ATGATCGTGTGTCCCCAGAGCGTGCAGCATCCCCGAGGAAGTCGGTGCCAGCGGCTGCCGGGACAG GTAGTGAAGATGTCCAGCAGCGACCCTGAgcgcccccagctgctgcttgtgaaGGTGCTGGCGAACCGGGGGCGGCTGGAGGCGGTGACCCAGCAGATGGGCTACCACCCGCAGTACCTCGACAGCTTCCTCAAGACTCAGCACTACCTGATGCACATGGACGGGCCGCTGCCCTTTGACTGCCGCCACTACATTGCCATCATG gcagctgcccggCACCACTGCCGCTACCTGGTGAACCTGCACGTGCTGCAGTTCCTGCAGGCGGGGGGCGATCCCCAGTGGCTGCGTGGCCTCGACTACATCCCCCCCAAGCTCCGCAACCTCAACGAGATCAACAAGATCCTGGCACACCGGCCGTGGCTCATCACCAAGGAGCACATTGAG aagctgctgaagaTCAGTGAGTGGAGCTGGTCgctggcagagctggtgcaCGCTGTTGTCCTCCTGGCACACTGCCATGCCCTCGCCAGCTTTGTCTTCGGCTGTGGCTGCGAGCAGGacgaggggctggggggccgcGGCTCGCTGAAGGCCTTGTCCCCTGGTACCCAGTGCATCTGTGAAGCCAGCAACGGCTgcggccaggagctgctgcgcGTCAGCCGCAAGCGG TCGCTGGACTCCTGCATGGAGCTGGATTCTCTGCGGGAACGCATGCAGCGGATCCACGTGGAGACCGAGGGCAGGGAAGagatgaggctgctgcagcacgaCCGGGAGGAAG GGCTCTCCCCTCTAGCTGATCCTGACGGGGAAGTCACCGGTGCCACCAACCTTGCCTGCTACATGCAGGACCCTGACTTTGGATACCAGGACTTTGCGCGGCGCGACGAGAATCAGACGCAGGTATTCAGAGTCCAGGTGAGGTTCCTGCTCTCCCggtgggcagcagcccaggctcctctcctctcctcggcTCCTGGTGGGGAGCAGACAGTCATGGGGGTACCAGTGCAGCCCAGATCTGGCGCAGCTGCTTTTGCTGGGGAGCTCAGCCctgagaggggacctgccccactaggcctggggagagggaggtggtCTGTGACTTCTGTTCTCAAAGGGCCTCCTGTAGGCAAGGGTCAGAAGCATTCAGAAGCTGGCTGA